One Opitutia bacterium DNA segment encodes these proteins:
- a CDS encoding DUF5069 domain-containing protein, whose product MPSKPIPGSSGDVLTCLPSPYVPHAATGLLHLPRFLAKAKYVKQHGALPPSYAKNYKRGMDRFLSLHLGIDPAAVEKIVFESSSDEEIDAKLKTLFPADLRVAKWNREYVQKGMTASGRDFLKEALTNMGCADRVDQILSVADLMDFDEGRID is encoded by the coding sequence ATGCCCTCGAAACCCATCCCCGGCTCCAGCGGCGACGTGCTGACGTGCCTGCCTTCGCCCTACGTGCCGCACGCGGCGACCGGCCTGCTGCACTTGCCGCGTTTCCTTGCGAAGGCGAAATACGTGAAGCAGCACGGCGCGCTCCCGCCCAGCTACGCGAAGAACTACAAGCGCGGGATGGATCGCTTCCTCTCTCTCCACCTCGGCATCGACCCGGCGGCGGTGGAGAAGATCGTGTTCGAGTCGTCTTCCGACGAGGAGATCGACGCGAAACTGAAGACCCTTTTCCCGGCCGACCTGCGCGTGGCGAAATGGAACCGCGAATACGTCCAGAAAGGCATGACCGCGAGCGGCCGCGATTTCCTGAAAGAGGCGCTGACCAACATGGGTTGCGCCGACCGCGTGGACCAAATCCTCAGCGTCGCGGACCTGATGGATTTCGACGAAGGCCGGATCGACTGA
- a CDS encoding FecR domain-containing protein: MKIVPSLCFFALAASVLSASPLVLDRSTVTEVVNQVDRIAVPTDAVTPAAVQMELRAPDRLRTGRESRAELRAEDGTITRVGANTLFAFDPRGRELRLDRGSLLFHSPTGKGGGTIRTTSASATVLGTTLIAATTPDGGYKLLVLEGRAEVKFASGNALQLEAGQLTFVRPGAGGVGLPGPVVPFDLARQVKGSKLVQGFSRPLPSQARIDRAIQTQGKAVGLGRYVTTGFLVFAASSETQVSGIETAGPDADNHLFGEFTGAQRLALNTSTTLASATLPEARLFRTPLLVPMSESTFLNSQSDTLLTGLLADTLTITTPTLSLATWGGPADFQLVGKQRIDVTGSLRFTDLGNVSYLRFFSPRVNLPGSGIISATFTSARPGTFYFDTDETFTLGAVTFESHGGGVILQSHSGDVVLDGTIFHADAPIGADATVAGAVNLDARIGSVSVARALVDAPGGSFAISGASGVTIRQTSFALGGNFWADSGGPVTFDTLTFTAPAHSVFQGTGNDTLTARALDFRAFAEVNLGARTLVLESVHFAGGTTVRLVSENGLLAPNPNTGASALTGYVNFIRDVTYDGKPAQDYVPAAVGGTGAQPVAIQIAKPN; this comes from the coding sequence ATGAAAATCGTTCCCAGCCTCTGCTTCTTCGCGCTGGCCGCCTCCGTCTTGTCCGCCTCGCCGCTGGTGTTGGACCGCTCCACCGTCACCGAAGTCGTCAATCAGGTCGACCGCATCGCCGTGCCGACGGACGCCGTGACGCCGGCCGCCGTGCAAATGGAGCTGCGCGCGCCCGACCGCCTGCGCACGGGGCGAGAGTCGCGCGCGGAGTTGCGCGCGGAGGACGGCACGATCACGCGCGTCGGCGCGAACACGCTCTTCGCCTTCGATCCGCGCGGCCGCGAGCTGCGCCTCGACCGCGGCAGCCTGTTGTTCCATTCCCCGACCGGCAAGGGCGGCGGCACGATCCGCACGACGTCGGCCTCCGCCACGGTGCTCGGCACCACGCTCATCGCCGCGACCACTCCCGATGGCGGCTACAAGCTGCTCGTGCTCGAAGGCCGCGCCGAGGTGAAATTTGCCTCCGGCAACGCGCTCCAGCTCGAGGCCGGCCAGCTCACCTTCGTGCGCCCCGGCGCTGGCGGCGTCGGCTTGCCCGGCCCGGTGGTGCCGTTCGACCTCGCGCGGCAGGTGAAGGGCTCGAAGCTCGTCCAGGGTTTCTCGCGCCCACTGCCCTCGCAGGCGCGGATCGATCGCGCGATCCAGACGCAAGGCAAGGCCGTGGGGCTCGGCCGCTACGTCACGACGGGATTTCTCGTGTTCGCGGCCAGCAGCGAGACGCAGGTGAGCGGCATCGAGACCGCGGGTCCCGACGCCGACAACCATCTCTTCGGCGAGTTCACCGGGGCGCAGCGCCTCGCGCTAAACACGTCCACGACGCTCGCCAGCGCCACGCTCCCGGAAGCGCGCCTCTTCCGCACGCCGTTGCTGGTGCCGATGAGCGAGAGCACCTTCCTCAATTCGCAATCCGACACGTTGCTCACCGGCCTCCTCGCCGACACGCTGACGATCACCACGCCGACCCTCAGCCTCGCCACGTGGGGCGGCCCGGCGGATTTCCAGCTTGTCGGGAAGCAGCGGATCGACGTGACCGGCTCGCTGCGCTTCACGGATCTCGGCAACGTGAGCTATCTGCGGTTCTTCAGCCCGCGCGTGAACCTGCCCGGCAGCGGCATCATCTCGGCGACATTCACGAGCGCGAGGCCCGGGACGTTCTATTTCGACACCGACGAGACGTTCACGCTCGGCGCGGTCACCTTCGAATCGCACGGCGGCGGCGTGATCCTCCAATCGCACAGCGGCGACGTCGTGCTCGACGGCACGATCTTCCACGCGGATGCGCCGATCGGCGCGGACGCGACGGTCGCCGGAGCGGTGAATCTCGACGCCCGCATCGGCAGCGTGTCGGTGGCGCGCGCGCTCGTCGATGCGCCCGGCGGCAGCTTTGCGATTTCCGGGGCGAGCGGCGTCACGATCCGGCAGACGTCCTTCGCGCTCGGCGGGAACTTCTGGGCCGACTCCGGCGGGCCGGTGACGTTCGACACGCTCACGTTCACCGCGCCGGCGCACAGCGTTTTCCAAGGCACGGGCAACGATACGCTCACCGCGCGCGCGTTGGATTTCCGCGCCTTTGCGGAGGTCAATCTCGGCGCGCGCACGCTCGTCCTCGAGTCCGTGCACTTCGCCGGCGGCACGACGGTGCGGCTGGTCAGCGAAAACGGCCTGCTCGCGCCGAACCCCAACACCGGCGCCTCCGCGCTCACCGGCTACGTGAACTTCATCCGCGATGTCACCTACGACGGCAAGCCGGCGCAGGATTACGTGCCCGCCGCCGTGGGCGGCACGGGCGCGCAACCCGTCGCGATCCAAATCGCCAAACCCAACTGA
- a CDS encoding adenylate/guanylate cyclase domain-containing protein yields the protein MSFGRRAILLCTFAAAGFFALPWAWLRHWEADTADFRLRLRGAVRDVPPVVIVSIEESSFSLAERVPDVARREPVLARMGQPWPWDRRVFAAVLDQLARAGARAVAFDIVFVAETAGDPEFAAALAAAPLPVILARQYEVGDTLEGERSVTVIEPRAAFTRGLPRVSTGYANIWPDDDQVVRTTRLSLTAGELLGDAFGREPREPSFALAVARALGGALPAAPHGGIVNYAGPGGTIPRVPIEHLFLADRWNGSVLARGEFFRDRIVVIGPGSEVRFKDYHATPFGLMAGAEVQANLIASITGRGLLWALPAWLDWLAVALAAALAGGVCLRAAGPVRQLLVLSAALVTWLLVAQLVLLQGGGLLPVAAPSLALLTAGLGGIAVRYVGEQRERRRLRNLLGSYVSEQIAAVIVSQPESLAATMRGERRPVTVLFSDLRGFTRLSEERPAAELVTQLNEYLHATVDCILAEGGTVQKFIGDAILAVWGDTHSAGEAADAERAVAAALAMDEALARLNAGWAARVDRVPLRMGVGLQHGVVTVGNIGHPRRMEFGVLGDAVNTASRLEGATKHLGLPLLVGEPVARLAAGRFRFASVARLGLAGRAAPVEVFTPIGRADEPEPLWQNGYQKAVALLQAGEFAAARANFATLAPDAPRARELVAFQAQRAEALAAHPPASWDGTLRLEEK from the coding sequence GTGTCTTTCGGTCGCCGTGCCATCCTGCTGTGCACGTTCGCGGCGGCGGGCTTTTTCGCACTCCCCTGGGCGTGGCTCCGCCATTGGGAGGCGGACACGGCGGACTTCCGGCTGCGGTTGCGCGGGGCGGTGCGCGACGTGCCTCCGGTGGTGATCGTGAGCATCGAGGAGTCGAGTTTTTCGCTGGCGGAGCGGGTGCCGGACGTCGCGCGGCGCGAGCCCGTGCTCGCGCGCATGGGGCAGCCGTGGCCGTGGGATCGGCGGGTGTTCGCCGCGGTGCTCGACCAGCTCGCGCGCGCCGGGGCTCGCGCCGTGGCGTTCGACATCGTCTTCGTGGCGGAGACGGCCGGCGATCCGGAGTTCGCGGCGGCGCTCGCCGCGGCGCCGTTGCCGGTGATTTTGGCGCGGCAATACGAAGTCGGCGACACGCTGGAGGGTGAGCGCAGCGTGACGGTGATCGAGCCGCGCGCGGCGTTCACGCGGGGGTTGCCGCGGGTGAGCACTGGATACGCGAACATTTGGCCGGACGACGACCAGGTCGTGCGCACCACGCGCCTGAGCCTGACGGCGGGCGAGTTGCTCGGCGACGCGTTCGGGCGTGAGCCGCGCGAGCCGTCGTTCGCGTTGGCCGTGGCGCGGGCACTAGGCGGCGCGTTGCCGGCCGCGCCCCACGGGGGCATCGTCAATTACGCCGGACCGGGCGGGACGATTCCCCGCGTGCCGATCGAGCACCTCTTTCTCGCCGACCGCTGGAATGGCTCGGTGCTCGCGCGCGGCGAGTTCTTCCGCGATCGCATCGTGGTGATCGGGCCGGGGTCGGAAGTGCGGTTCAAGGATTACCACGCCACGCCGTTCGGTCTGATGGCCGGCGCCGAGGTGCAGGCGAACTTGATCGCATCGATCACGGGCCGCGGTCTGCTGTGGGCGCTGCCCGCGTGGTTGGACTGGCTGGCGGTGGCGCTGGCGGCGGCGTTGGCCGGTGGCGTCTGCTTGCGCGCCGCGGGTCCGGTGCGGCAGCTGCTTGTCCTGAGTGCCGCTCTGGTGACGTGGCTGCTGGTCGCGCAGCTCGTGCTGTTGCAGGGCGGCGGCTTGTTGCCGGTGGCGGCGCCCTCGCTGGCGCTGTTGACTGCGGGGCTCGGAGGCATCGCGGTGCGCTACGTCGGCGAGCAGCGCGAACGGCGGCGGTTGCGGAATCTGCTCGGCAGCTACGTCTCGGAACAGATCGCGGCGGTGATCGTGAGCCAGCCGGAGTCGCTCGCCGCGACCATGCGGGGCGAGCGTCGGCCCGTGACGGTGTTGTTCTCGGATTTGCGCGGCTTCACGCGACTCTCGGAGGAACGGCCGGCGGCCGAACTCGTGACGCAGCTCAACGAGTATCTGCACGCGACGGTCGATTGCATCCTCGCGGAGGGCGGCACGGTGCAGAAATTCATCGGCGACGCGATCCTCGCGGTGTGGGGCGACACGCATTCGGCGGGCGAGGCCGCCGACGCGGAGCGCGCCGTCGCCGCCGCGCTCGCGATGGACGAGGCGCTCGCGCGCCTCAACGCCGGGTGGGCGGCGCGCGTCGATCGCGTGCCGCTGCGCATGGGCGTCGGTTTGCAGCACGGCGTCGTCACCGTCGGCAACATCGGCCACCCGCGTCGCATGGAGTTCGGCGTGCTCGGCGACGCCGTGAACACCGCCTCGCGCCTCGAAGGCGCGACGAAGCACCTCGGGCTGCCGCTGCTCGTGGGCGAGCCGGTCGCGCGGCTCGCCGCGGGGCGTTTCCGGTTCGCGTCCGTCGCGCGTCTCGGCCTCGCGGGCCGGGCGGCGCCGGTGGAGGTGTTCACTCCGATCGGCCGCGCCGACGAGCCCGAGCCATTGTGGCAAAATGGTTACCAAAAAGCCGTCGCGCTGCTCCAGGCCGGCGAATTCGCTGCGGCGCGAGCGAACTTTGCCACGCTCGCCCCCGACGCGCCGCGAGCGCGCGAGCTGGTCGCATTCCAGGCGCAACGCGCCGAGGCGCTGGCCGCGCACCCGCCCGCGTCGTGGGATGGCACGCTCCGCCTCGAAGAAAAATAA
- the serA gene encoding phosphoglycerate dehydrogenase: MQKHSFDKRRIKILLLEGIHPNAVDVLSASGYSSVKSLPKSLAGDALKSALKDVHFLGIRSRTDMTAEMLEAAPKLTAIGCFCIGTNQVDLAAAAKRGIPVFNAPYSNTRSVAELVIGEAIMLLRGIPDKNALVHRGGWSKSAEGSVEVRGKTLGVVGYGHIGTQVSILAEHLGMRVLFYDIEGKLPLGNAKPVQKLSSLLAESDVVSLHVPENASTKNLIGKAQLAQMKKGAHLINAARGTVVDIDALADALEKKHLGGAAIDVFPVEPKGNDEEFLSPLRKFDNVILTPHIGGSTIEAQAGIGTEVAEKLVRYSDNGSSVTAVNFPEVTLPEHAGTGKSRLLHVHKNIPGVLAHVNEKFSKRGVNISAQYLQTNEHIGYLVMDVDAGASEIAIDELQTVPGTIRARLLY, translated from the coding sequence ATGCAAAAGCACTCCTTCGACAAACGCCGCATCAAGATCCTGCTCCTCGAAGGCATCCACCCGAACGCCGTGGATGTCCTCTCCGCCAGCGGCTACTCGTCGGTGAAGTCCCTGCCCAAATCCCTCGCGGGCGACGCGCTCAAGTCCGCATTGAAGGACGTGCACTTCCTCGGCATCCGCTCCCGCACTGACATGACCGCGGAGATGCTCGAAGCCGCGCCGAAGCTCACCGCGATCGGCTGCTTCTGCATCGGCACCAACCAGGTCGATCTCGCCGCCGCCGCCAAGCGCGGCATCCCCGTTTTCAACGCGCCCTACTCGAACACCCGCAGCGTCGCCGAGCTCGTCATCGGCGAAGCCATCATGCTCCTCCGCGGCATCCCCGACAAAAACGCCCTCGTCCACCGCGGCGGCTGGTCGAAGAGCGCCGAGGGCAGCGTCGAGGTCCGCGGCAAGACGCTTGGCGTCGTCGGCTACGGCCATATCGGCACGCAAGTCAGCATCCTCGCCGAACACCTCGGCATGCGCGTGCTCTTCTACGACATCGAGGGCAAGCTCCCGCTCGGCAACGCCAAGCCCGTCCAGAAACTCTCTTCGCTCCTCGCGGAGTCCGATGTCGTCTCGTTGCACGTTCCGGAAAACGCCTCGACGAAGAACCTGATCGGCAAGGCCCAGCTCGCGCAGATGAAAAAAGGCGCGCATCTCATCAACGCCGCCCGCGGCACCGTCGTCGACATCGACGCCCTCGCCGACGCGCTCGAGAAAAAGCACCTCGGCGGCGCCGCCATCGACGTTTTTCCCGTCGAGCCCAAGGGCAACGACGAGGAATTCCTCTCGCCGCTCCGCAAGTTCGACAACGTCATCCTCACGCCGCACATCGGCGGCAGCACCATCGAGGCGCAGGCCGGCATCGGCACCGAAGTGGCCGAAAAACTCGTCCGCTACTCCGACAACGGCTCCAGCGTCACCGCGGTGAATTTCCCCGAGGTCACGCTCCCCGAGCACGCTGGCACCGGCAAATCGCGCCTGCTGCACGTGCACAAGAACATCCCCGGCGTCCTCGCGCACGTGAACGAAAAATTCTCCAAGCGCGGCGTGAACATCTCCGCGCAATACCTGCAGACCAACGAGCACATCGGTTACCTCGTCATGGACGTCGACGCCGGTGCCAGCGAGATCGCCATCGACGAACTGCAGACCGTCCCCGGCACCATCCGCGCCCGCCTGCTCTACTGA